A portion of the Hylaeus volcanicus isolate JK05 unplaced genomic scaffold, UHH_iyHylVolc1.0_haploid 12237, whole genome shotgun sequence genome contains these proteins:
- the LOC128884238 gene encoding 2-oxoglutarate dehydrogenase, mitochondrial-like isoform X2: MDFNQSASHSPSEPLGFVSHLEKDLQISELTKFLESVYCQNIGIQLSHINDMKVLHFFYSRLELKDPFKYCLKAKQLLLDDIARIQLFESFCNKKFKVLKRFGIDGCESTVLALKSIIKLGPKLGAYRMVVGLAHRGRINVFANILKKPLTSLFNEFEGNTTFSLDHYDVDIKKLIELIVLPNPSHLETVTSVVLGYTKALQDTLPCENIQQVLPIILHGDASFAGQGIIYETVQMSKLPAYKVGGTIHIIVNNQIGFTTDVTDQKSGQYVTDVMKIVKAPIFHLNADDPESCVRIAELALEYRQAFKSDIILNIIGYRRFGHNELDMPKFTQPHMYQSIDKHPNVLEIYSKRLLKEGVVTETMVDEKKQAIFERLNTAYEKVKMGSSDSMQNSSLLSNTQNSRVLNNHGFFSPTVFQKNLAFLPKFHPSGNPLLIQFSSPCPTGVMIDRLNCIGLSITNIPEWMKLHPTVEKVYNSRKAAIETQKNIDFGLAEALAFGTLISDGYSVRLVGQDVQRGTFSHRHAVLHHQFPNHETLNDSNKTHASTTFCPLQQITSLQESNLKTSNREVTAAKNSHNIAMSTRIVESKSPKFSAYNSLLSEYAALGFEVGYSIANPNVLCVWEAQFGDFVNGAQIIIDQYIASSETKWRTPCGIVLLLPHGYDGQGPEHSSARIERFLQLCDDHENIIPSKYQCTSSTPFHQNYNLQVVNCTTASNFFHVLRRQMLRKFRKPLIVFSPKKILRLRASCSSLNEFGEGTLFQSYIPNVGNKIDLSCQDTSFTSSKTSDSITRLVLCSGQVYYDLATFREAKNLSHVAIGRIEQLSPFPYYSIMDEVKNFPNLKTIVWVQEEPMNMGPWFYVSKRLVTLLKVLNYPNGLRQCYYSGRRPLAAPAVGDTRLHSIELEHFVKHAFYEEFECLDNF; encoded by the exons ATGGATTTTAACCAGAGTGCGTCGCACAGCCCAAGTGAACCGTTAGGTTTCGTGTCACACCTCGAAAAAGATCTTCAAATATCTGAACTTACTAAGTTTTTGGAAAGCGTGTATTGTCAGAACATTGGAATACAATTATCTCACATTAATGATATGaaagttttacattttttttatagtagaCTCGAGTTGAAGGATCCTTTCAAATATTGTTTGAAAGCAAAGCAATTACTTTTAGATGATATCGCGAGGATTCAACTATTCGAAagtttttgtaataaaaaatttaaggTTTTAAAACGTTTTGGAATAGACGGATGCGAAAGCACAGTATTAgcactaaaaagtataataaaactgGGACCGAAATTGGGAGCTTATCGTATGGTTGTCGGCCTTGCTCACCGGGGTCGTATTAATGTTTTCGccaacattttgaaaaagcCACTGACGtcattatttaatgaatttgaaGGAAACACAACGTTTAGCCTTGACCATTATG ATGTAGATATAAAGAAACTAATAGAACTCATTGTGTTACCAAATCCTTCTCATTTAGAAACCGTAACTTCAGTGGTTTTGGGGTATACAAAAGCTCTTCAAGATACGTTACCATGTGAGAATATTCAGCAAGTATTACCAATAATACTACACGGAGATGCTTCTTTTGCTGGACAG gGAATCATTTACGAAACCGTTCAAATGTCGAAGTTACCAGCGTATAAAGTAGGAGGAACCATtcatattattgtaaataatcaaataGGTTTCACAACGGATGTAACTGATCAAAAAAGTGGACAATATGTTACAGACGTTATGAAAATAGTAAAAGCtccgatttttcatttaaacgcAGACGATCCAGAGTCATGTGTACGAATCGCCGAATTAGCTTTAGAGTATCGACAAGCGTTCAAGAGTGATATTATCTTGAATATTATTGGCTATCGAAGGTTTGGCCACAATGAACTTGACATGCCTAAATTCACACAACCACATATGTATCAGTCTATTGATAAGCATCCAAATGTTCTGGAAATCTATAGCAAAAGACTTTTGAAAGAAGGTGTTGTTACTGAAACCATGGTTGACGAAAAAAAACAAGCCATTTTTGAAAGACTCAATACTGCCtatgaaaaagttaaaatGGGTTCTTCAGATTCAATGCAAAACAGTTCATTGCTTTCAAATACTCAGAACTCTAGGGTTCTAAACAATCATGGTTTTTTTTCACCAACggtttttcagaaaaatttggCTTTTTTACCGAAATTTCATCCATCTGGGAATcctttattaatacaattttcgtCACCTTGTCCCACAGGTGTTATGATAGACCGATTGAATTGTATTGGACTTAGTATTACCAATATACCTGAGTGGATGAAATTGCATCCTACGGTGGAAAAAGTGTATAATTCTAGAAAAGCCGCTATTGAAACTcaaaaaaacatcgatttcgGATTAGCAGAGGCTTTAGCCTTCGGTACCTTAATCTCTGATGGCTATTCTGTACGTTTAGTTGGCCAAGATGTGCAGCGTGGAACATTCAGCCACCGTCATGCAGTTTTACATCATCAGTTTCCCAATCATGAGACATTAAATGACAGCAATAAAACCCATGCTTCTACTACGTTTTGTCCATTGCAACAAATTACAAGTTTACAAGAATCTAACTTGAAAACAAGCAACAGAGAGGTCACTGCCGCCAAGAATAGTCATAATATAGCCATGAGTACACGAATTgttgaatcgaaaagtccCAAGTTTTCAGCTTACAACTCGTTATTGTCAGAATATGCCGCACTCGGATTTGAAGTAGGTTATTCGATAGCGAATCCTAACGTTTTATGTGTTTGGGAAGCTCAGTTCGGCGATTTTGTGAATGGGgctcaaataattattgatcAATATATTGCGTCGAGCGAAACTAAATGGCGTACACCCTGTGGTATTGTTCTATTGCTTCCGCATGGTTATGATGGACAGGGTCCGGAACATTCTTCCGCTCGAATTGAAAGGTTTTTACAATTATGCGATGACCATGAAAACATAATTCCATCCAAATATCAGTGTACATCTTCCACCCCGTTCCATCAAAACTACAATTTACAAGTGGTTAATTGTACAACAGCTTCTAATTTTTTCCACGTGCTACGTCGACAGATGCttagaaaatttagaaagcCTTTAATAGTTTTTTCTCCCAAAAAAATTCTTAGGCTAAGAGCTAGTTGCAGTTCACTGAATGAATTTGGTGAGGGAACACTTTTTCAAAGCTATATTCCAAatgttggaaataaaattgacttaTCATGTCAAGATACATCTTTTACTTCAAGCAAAACCTCCGATTCTATAACGCGTTTAGTGCTTTGTTCAGGACAGGTTTATTATGATTTGGCTACGTTTCGTGAGGCAAAAAATTTATCGCATGTGGCAATCGGGAGGATAGAACAATTATCTCCTTTCCCCTATTACAGTATAATGGATGAAGTCAAAAATTTTCCTAAtctaaaaacaattgtttggGTTCAAGAAGAACCTATGAATATGGGGCCTTGGTTCTATGTTTCAAAAAGATTAGTTACACTACTCAAAGTTCTAAATTATCCTAACGGGTTAAGACAGTGTTATTATTCTGGACGTAGACCTTTAGCAGCACCTGCTGTTGGTGACACTAGACTCCATTCGATTGAATTGGAACATTTTGTGAAACATGCATTCTATGAAGAATTTGAATGCttggataatttttaa
- the LOC128884238 gene encoding 2-oxoglutarate dehydrogenase, mitochondrial-like isoform X1, with amino-acid sequence MDFNQSASHSPSEPLGFVSHLEKDLQISELTKFLESVYCQNIGIQLSHINDMKVLHFFYSRLELKDPFKYCLKAKQLLLDDIARIQLFESFCNKKFKVLKRFGIDGCESTVLALKSIIKLGPKLGAYRMVVGLAHRGRINVFANILKKPLTSLFNEFEGNTTFSLDHYGNTGDVKYHLGASYKYQDVDIKKLIELIVLPNPSHLETVTSVVLGYTKALQDTLPCENIQQVLPIILHGDASFAGQGIIYETVQMSKLPAYKVGGTIHIIVNNQIGFTTDVTDQKSGQYVTDVMKIVKAPIFHLNADDPESCVRIAELALEYRQAFKSDIILNIIGYRRFGHNELDMPKFTQPHMYQSIDKHPNVLEIYSKRLLKEGVVTETMVDEKKQAIFERLNTAYEKVKMGSSDSMQNSSLLSNTQNSRVLNNHGFFSPTVFQKNLAFLPKFHPSGNPLLIQFSSPCPTGVMIDRLNCIGLSITNIPEWMKLHPTVEKVYNSRKAAIETQKNIDFGLAEALAFGTLISDGYSVRLVGQDVQRGTFSHRHAVLHHQFPNHETLNDSNKTHASTTFCPLQQITSLQESNLKTSNREVTAAKNSHNIAMSTRIVESKSPKFSAYNSLLSEYAALGFEVGYSIANPNVLCVWEAQFGDFVNGAQIIIDQYIASSETKWRTPCGIVLLLPHGYDGQGPEHSSARIERFLQLCDDHENIIPSKYQCTSSTPFHQNYNLQVVNCTTASNFFHVLRRQMLRKFRKPLIVFSPKKILRLRASCSSLNEFGEGTLFQSYIPNVGNKIDLSCQDTSFTSSKTSDSITRLVLCSGQVYYDLATFREAKNLSHVAIGRIEQLSPFPYYSIMDEVKNFPNLKTIVWVQEEPMNMGPWFYVSKRLVTLLKVLNYPNGLRQCYYSGRRPLAAPAVGDTRLHSIELEHFVKHAFYEEFECLDNF; translated from the exons ATGGATTTTAACCAGAGTGCGTCGCACAGCCCAAGTGAACCGTTAGGTTTCGTGTCACACCTCGAAAAAGATCTTCAAATATCTGAACTTACTAAGTTTTTGGAAAGCGTGTATTGTCAGAACATTGGAATACAATTATCTCACATTAATGATATGaaagttttacattttttttatagtagaCTCGAGTTGAAGGATCCTTTCAAATATTGTTTGAAAGCAAAGCAATTACTTTTAGATGATATCGCGAGGATTCAACTATTCGAAagtttttgtaataaaaaatttaaggTTTTAAAACGTTTTGGAATAGACGGATGCGAAAGCACAGTATTAgcactaaaaagtataataaaactgGGACCGAAATTGGGAGCTTATCGTATGGTTGTCGGCCTTGCTCACCGGGGTCGTATTAATGTTTTCGccaacattttgaaaaagcCACTGACGtcattatttaatgaatttgaaGGAAACACAACGTTTAGCCTTGACCATTATGGTAATACTGGCGATGTCAAGTATCATCTAGGAGCTTCATATAAATATCAAGATGTAGATATAAAGAAACTAATAGAACTCATTGTGTTACCAAATCCTTCTCATTTAGAAACCGTAACTTCAGTGGTTTTGGGGTATACAAAAGCTCTTCAAGATACGTTACCATGTGAGAATATTCAGCAAGTATTACCAATAATACTACACGGAGATGCTTCTTTTGCTGGACAG gGAATCATTTACGAAACCGTTCAAATGTCGAAGTTACCAGCGTATAAAGTAGGAGGAACCATtcatattattgtaaataatcaaataGGTTTCACAACGGATGTAACTGATCAAAAAAGTGGACAATATGTTACAGACGTTATGAAAATAGTAAAAGCtccgatttttcatttaaacgcAGACGATCCAGAGTCATGTGTACGAATCGCCGAATTAGCTTTAGAGTATCGACAAGCGTTCAAGAGTGATATTATCTTGAATATTATTGGCTATCGAAGGTTTGGCCACAATGAACTTGACATGCCTAAATTCACACAACCACATATGTATCAGTCTATTGATAAGCATCCAAATGTTCTGGAAATCTATAGCAAAAGACTTTTGAAAGAAGGTGTTGTTACTGAAACCATGGTTGACGAAAAAAAACAAGCCATTTTTGAAAGACTCAATACTGCCtatgaaaaagttaaaatGGGTTCTTCAGATTCAATGCAAAACAGTTCATTGCTTTCAAATACTCAGAACTCTAGGGTTCTAAACAATCATGGTTTTTTTTCACCAACggtttttcagaaaaatttggCTTTTTTACCGAAATTTCATCCATCTGGGAATcctttattaatacaattttcgtCACCTTGTCCCACAGGTGTTATGATAGACCGATTGAATTGTATTGGACTTAGTATTACCAATATACCTGAGTGGATGAAATTGCATCCTACGGTGGAAAAAGTGTATAATTCTAGAAAAGCCGCTATTGAAACTcaaaaaaacatcgatttcgGATTAGCAGAGGCTTTAGCCTTCGGTACCTTAATCTCTGATGGCTATTCTGTACGTTTAGTTGGCCAAGATGTGCAGCGTGGAACATTCAGCCACCGTCATGCAGTTTTACATCATCAGTTTCCCAATCATGAGACATTAAATGACAGCAATAAAACCCATGCTTCTACTACGTTTTGTCCATTGCAACAAATTACAAGTTTACAAGAATCTAACTTGAAAACAAGCAACAGAGAGGTCACTGCCGCCAAGAATAGTCATAATATAGCCATGAGTACACGAATTgttgaatcgaaaagtccCAAGTTTTCAGCTTACAACTCGTTATTGTCAGAATATGCCGCACTCGGATTTGAAGTAGGTTATTCGATAGCGAATCCTAACGTTTTATGTGTTTGGGAAGCTCAGTTCGGCGATTTTGTGAATGGGgctcaaataattattgatcAATATATTGCGTCGAGCGAAACTAAATGGCGTACACCCTGTGGTATTGTTCTATTGCTTCCGCATGGTTATGATGGACAGGGTCCGGAACATTCTTCCGCTCGAATTGAAAGGTTTTTACAATTATGCGATGACCATGAAAACATAATTCCATCCAAATATCAGTGTACATCTTCCACCCCGTTCCATCAAAACTACAATTTACAAGTGGTTAATTGTACAACAGCTTCTAATTTTTTCCACGTGCTACGTCGACAGATGCttagaaaatttagaaagcCTTTAATAGTTTTTTCTCCCAAAAAAATTCTTAGGCTAAGAGCTAGTTGCAGTTCACTGAATGAATTTGGTGAGGGAACACTTTTTCAAAGCTATATTCCAAatgttggaaataaaattgacttaTCATGTCAAGATACATCTTTTACTTCAAGCAAAACCTCCGATTCTATAACGCGTTTAGTGCTTTGTTCAGGACAGGTTTATTATGATTTGGCTACGTTTCGTGAGGCAAAAAATTTATCGCATGTGGCAATCGGGAGGATAGAACAATTATCTCCTTTCCCCTATTACAGTATAATGGATGAAGTCAAAAATTTTCCTAAtctaaaaacaattgtttggGTTCAAGAAGAACCTATGAATATGGGGCCTTGGTTCTATGTTTCAAAAAGATTAGTTACACTACTCAAAGTTCTAAATTATCCTAACGGGTTAAGACAGTGTTATTATTCTGGACGTAGACCTTTAGCAGCACCTGCTGTTGGTGACACTAGACTCCATTCGATTGAATTGGAACATTTTGTGAAACATGCATTCTATGAAGAATTTGAATGCttggataatttttaa